In one window of Paraburkholderia phymatum STM815 DNA:
- a CDS encoding hybrid non-ribosomal peptide synthetase/type I polyketide synthase, protein MSHRGEFPGNVPGGTDQVPGVAARFEAVCAEFAHHLAVIDATGEENYAALGERSARMATVLHTLGLEPGERCAIMVPRSRDTLALMLAILRVGAVYVPLDPAYPRAQLDFIVSDCAPKLMIADSAALASVGDLNGAWIDLAGIVSSSATAAQAPLQAMSRDDAAYIMYTSGSTGKPKGVIVPHRAILRLVHGQTFTDLSPQTRFLNLAPLAFDASTLEIWGPLLNGGSAAIINEVQPSLDAIAAGIAQFGVTSAWFTAGLFNALADYRLDAFSPMKEVLTGGDVLSPVHIRKVMAAHPALQIINGYGPTENTTFTCCYRIPRDGEALANGDAIPIGDAIAGTRVYIVDDRLVPVGEGEVGELVTGGDGVALGYLNRPELSAGKFIDDVFSPGTMLYRTGDLVRRRPDGAIDFLGRNDRQIKIAGKRIELDEIEHALRAAPGVADAAVASFEGRLGKSIAGFVKAGVADAASAAFLNGLGAHLKATLPDYMVPAELRVMADFPLTPNGKIDRKRLLAGLDTPAAAPVESAASDEDIAAKLAAVFEGLLGKPVDRRSNFFDLGLRSLDLMRAHAIIARDVSARVALVDLFRHPNVEALASHLRNALGMAQQGSIRGRRDAQNGAIAVVGMSGRFPRARNVREFWANILAGRDCVTRFDVAELEDSFDDATRREERYVKARPILEDVDRFDAGFFGVMAREAALTDPQQRLFLEIAWEAFEDAGYDPATIAGAVGVFAGTSMNTYFLKHVLSDRGVIDEFTSQFQIGEYQKLVGAGDFVATRTAYKLGLTGPAMSVQTACSTSLTAIALAVENLRAGRCDMALAGGVSITFPQKRGYLYEEGGMGAADGVCRPFDADAKGTVFGSGAGVVLLKRLEDAIVDGDPIYAVVRGVGMNNDGSDKVGFTAPSVDAQARAIAIAHAEAGIDPATIGYIEAHGTATPLGDPIEFAGLVQAFRLGGVEGGQFCALGSAKANVGHLDAAAGVTGFIAAALALRDRTLPPLTHFRAPNPGIDVTKSPFFFNAAARPWADGPTPRRAGVSSFGVGGTNVHVLLEEAPCRVDAACEAQDGPQVLPLSARSAPALERARANLAGHLAANPRLSLADVAATLQTGRRDFTHRAVVIADSLEQAQAKLQKGAIEAQAPQAAPAVVFMFPGQGSQYPGMGAALYRSEPVFREWIDKGAEVLAPHLGLDIRTLLLSEAPEGADTPHPIRSTIYAQPALFLVEYALAQLWISRGIRPTAMIGHSVGELVAACVADAVAFEDALYLIAKRGALMQSAEPGAMLVVRLSEAELGPMMGDDIDLAAVNAPSLSVVAGPFAAIKAFEARLKASDIDHRRLHTSHAFHSRMMSGVVEDLARIADTFSFATPKIPYVSSVTGQWASMDQPVRGRYWASHCRDVVRFSDALITVTAESKPLLLEIGPGRTLSTFVMQGLPRDGHLGAIASMPDFAMRDQELAVLAEATGRVWLNGVTPDWKIVQDKAARRVSLPTYPFERERYWIDAPAPASSRNLATQAAVIAAPATPETITTTTQTTMDQTVQIDRKPRLIAELASLLGELSGEAPDISDPDVTFWDLGYDSLFMGQVSRQLRRRYDVTISFRQIMSDYPTLPALAQFLDSTLPPDPAQPAAPAAAETAAATATAPVALPAPAAAVAAASVVVAAAPVTSATFVPGAATGDIPSVIRDQIAAMQSLMARQLDVLQGAPVAISQPAAVQAAVAPAQIVAAAPVATAPQPAAAPVRAAGPEIKFEENRPTRFTAYKPGASKSAEMTDAQKAFIVDLTTRYSARTPQSKSRTQSYRPVLADPRTASGFREEWKELVYPIVAQRSKGSKIWDIDGNEYIDIVNGYGQTAFGHTPDFVVDAVNAQMAEGFAIGPQSPLAGEVAQMFADMTGHQRVTFCNTGSEAVMAAMRLARTVTGKDKIVCFDGDYHGQFDEVLVKPGSEAGVPRAFPLAPGIPQQSVGNMVVLPYARTESLEWIKANIDDIAGVLFEPVQSRHPNLRPKEFVQQLRDVTAANDSALIFDEVVTGFRVHPAGMQGYWGIKGDMATYGKVVGGGLPVGVLAGSAQYMDALDGGQWQFGDASVPEVPPTFFAGTFVRHPVVLAAMKAVLLHLKEAGPSLQETLAGRMNGLVQRINAYLEKVGIATRAESFSSWFYVNFAGEDRLGSLFYPYMRYLGVHVMEGFPCFLTTSHSDEDIRKIGDAFIASIDALQRVGILGNAAHTASAQTVPAQAAPVQLTQAPLTEPQKEIWMSAQLGNEASLAFNESFTLELMGNLNEGAFERAFAATIARHDALRVHFSRVGDMMFVDPATTVPLEHIDLSGHADPAAELATIVDAEAHEVFDLTRAPLVRAALVRLEAQKWAFVFTAHHIICDGWTINIILRDLQALYEAEVSGKEAELDEVQSFLAFAKAQDEAGVDANARDFWMNLHRDPAPQLELPGDRPRPEIKSFRGASTTRQLSADLLKQVKTAASKQGCSLFAALFGAAQVLFGRLAGNDDIVLAAPMAGQSQAGEALLAGHCVNFLPMRVRFDRDKPFAAHMKAVRDHVFDAGDRQNYTYGALVRDLGIKRDFNRLPLTDLQFNLEKVDAQLDMAGVTTRFTPNAKAYSNFDLFMNIIESAQGLRLDCDFNSDIYDEATAQRWLGHYETLLTAIARDPETPIAALPLLNEAEIHYLRDELNATQRDYDLSQTVPAMLAVQARKTPDATAVSDESRRLTYREIDAHASRIARKLVAAGIAPRSRIALAMDRTALTVAAMIGVWRAGCAYVPLDMMMPAARLQVILEGADIAAILSDAASRTVLEPGEHRVLELEACLAQADDEAVTLPAVSDSDSAYVIFTSGSTGKPKGVEIPHRALTNVLLSIAEKPGFTASDRIVAVTTFTFDTSGIELYLPLIVGGQTFIAGHAEVRTGYELVTRLKDEAATILQATPSLWRMLLEAGFKAPANFRIICTGEALPRDLADQLLATGEEVWNLYGPTETTIWSSGSRVVANQPVLIGAPVANTDMHVLTDDFHLAPQGVSGELWIGGEGLAKGYLHRPDLTDAAFREIAIEGAAPRRLYRTGDLAKRLSDGSLQHLGRRDQQIKLRGFRIEIEDIEAALRKAPGVAAAAVALHTVGGSARLVGYIVEAASGKVDQGAVAAHVAGTLPTYMVPTLWMKLDALPQTSSGKLDRKALPVPTADMVATPVRRPHVALKVVPPAPAPAEPVAVAIERVAVAAEPVGMTTEPVASASEPAAMTPTQATIAGIWADVLGLEHVDIDQQFFSLGADSLHLFRIVARMNERGLGVDARQLMKNVTVAELAATLDGTQENEVKQAPAVLRPSIHNFKRRHAEGV, encoded by the coding sequence ATGTCACACAGAGGTGAATTTCCAGGCAACGTGCCGGGCGGGACCGACCAGGTGCCCGGCGTGGCCGCGCGCTTCGAAGCCGTATGTGCGGAGTTTGCCCACCATCTCGCTGTGATCGACGCAACGGGTGAAGAAAACTACGCGGCCCTCGGCGAACGTTCGGCCCGCATGGCAACCGTCCTGCACACGCTGGGACTCGAGCCGGGCGAGCGCTGCGCGATCATGGTGCCACGCAGCCGGGACACGCTCGCGCTGATGCTGGCGATTCTGCGCGTGGGCGCCGTCTACGTGCCGCTTGACCCCGCTTATCCGCGCGCGCAACTCGATTTCATCGTGTCCGACTGCGCGCCGAAGCTCATGATCGCCGACAGCGCCGCGCTCGCCAGCGTGGGCGACCTGAACGGCGCATGGATCGATCTGGCCGGGATCGTGAGCTCGTCTGCAACGGCCGCTCAGGCTCCCTTGCAGGCCATGAGTCGCGACGACGCGGCCTACATCATGTATACGTCCGGCTCGACGGGCAAACCCAAGGGCGTGATCGTCCCGCATCGCGCGATTCTGCGCCTGGTGCACGGTCAGACCTTCACCGACCTGTCGCCGCAGACGCGCTTTCTCAACCTTGCGCCGCTCGCCTTCGACGCCAGCACGCTCGAGATCTGGGGCCCGCTGCTGAACGGCGGCAGCGCTGCCATCATCAACGAGGTTCAGCCTTCGCTCGACGCGATCGCCGCAGGCATCGCGCAATTCGGCGTGACGAGCGCCTGGTTCACGGCGGGCCTCTTCAATGCGCTTGCCGACTATCGGCTCGACGCCTTCTCACCGATGAAGGAAGTGCTGACGGGCGGTGACGTGCTCTCGCCCGTGCATATCCGCAAGGTGATGGCGGCTCACCCCGCCCTGCAGATCATCAACGGGTATGGCCCGACCGAGAACACGACCTTCACCTGCTGCTACCGCATCCCGCGCGACGGCGAGGCGCTCGCCAACGGCGACGCCATACCCATCGGCGACGCGATCGCCGGCACGCGTGTTTATATCGTCGACGACAGGCTCGTGCCCGTTGGCGAAGGCGAAGTGGGTGAACTCGTCACGGGCGGCGACGGTGTCGCGCTCGGCTACCTCAATCGTCCTGAACTGAGCGCCGGGAAATTCATTGACGACGTCTTCTCGCCCGGCACGATGCTCTATCGCACGGGCGACCTGGTTCGCCGCCGTCCTGACGGCGCGATCGATTTCCTTGGCCGCAATGACCGGCAGATCAAGATTGCCGGCAAGCGCATCGAGCTCGACGAGATCGAACATGCGCTGCGCGCGGCGCCCGGCGTCGCCGATGCGGCGGTAGCGTCATTCGAGGGCCGCCTCGGCAAGTCCATCGCCGGCTTCGTGAAGGCAGGTGTCGCCGATGCGGCGTCTGCCGCCTTCCTCAACGGCTTGGGCGCGCATCTGAAGGCTACCTTGCCCGACTACATGGTGCCGGCGGAACTGCGTGTCATGGCGGACTTCCCGCTGACGCCGAACGGCAAGATCGACCGCAAGCGCTTGCTTGCGGGACTCGACACGCCTGCCGCGGCACCCGTCGAATCCGCGGCAAGCGACGAAGACATCGCCGCGAAACTGGCGGCCGTGTTCGAAGGACTGCTCGGCAAACCCGTCGATCGCCGCTCGAACTTCTTTGACCTCGGGCTGCGCTCGCTCGATCTGATGCGCGCGCACGCGATCATCGCGCGCGACGTATCGGCGAGAGTCGCGCTTGTGGATCTGTTCCGCCATCCCAATGTCGAGGCGCTGGCCAGCCACCTGCGTAACGCCCTCGGCATGGCTCAGCAAGGGTCCATCCGGGGACGCCGGGACGCACAGAACGGGGCGATCGCTGTCGTCGGCATGTCCGGACGGTTTCCCCGTGCGCGCAATGTCCGCGAGTTCTGGGCCAACATTCTGGCGGGGCGCGACTGCGTCACGCGTTTCGACGTGGCGGAACTGGAAGACAGCTTCGACGACGCCACCCGGCGTGAAGAACGGTATGTGAAGGCACGGCCGATACTCGAGGACGTCGACCGCTTCGACGCCGGCTTTTTTGGCGTGATGGCACGCGAGGCCGCGCTGACCGACCCGCAACAGCGCCTGTTTCTCGAGATCGCGTGGGAAGCCTTCGAGGATGCCGGCTATGATCCCGCGACCATCGCCGGTGCCGTCGGCGTGTTCGCCGGCACCTCGATGAACACCTACTTCCTCAAGCACGTGCTGTCCGATCGCGGCGTGATCGACGAGTTCACGAGCCAGTTCCAGATCGGCGAGTACCAGAAGCTGGTCGGTGCCGGCGATTTCGTCGCCACCCGCACAGCCTATAAGCTCGGCCTCACGGGTCCTGCCATGTCTGTACAGACGGCGTGCTCCACCTCGCTGACGGCGATCGCTCTCGCGGTCGAGAACCTGCGCGCGGGACGCTGCGACATGGCGCTGGCTGGCGGCGTGTCGATCACGTTCCCGCAGAAGCGCGGCTATCTCTACGAAGAAGGCGGCATGGGTGCCGCCGACGGCGTGTGCCGTCCGTTCGATGCCGATGCCAAAGGCACGGTGTTCGGCAGCGGCGCCGGTGTGGTCCTGCTCAAACGGCTCGAAGACGCGATCGTCGACGGCGACCCGATCTATGCCGTGGTGCGCGGCGTCGGCATGAACAACGACGGCTCCGACAAGGTCGGCTTCACGGCGCCGAGCGTCGATGCGCAGGCCCGCGCGATTGCCATCGCGCACGCCGAGGCGGGCATCGATCCCGCCACCATTGGCTATATCGAGGCTCATGGCACGGCGACGCCGCTCGGCGATCCGATCGAGTTCGCCGGCCTCGTGCAGGCATTTCGCCTCGGTGGCGTCGAAGGCGGCCAGTTCTGCGCGCTCGGCTCGGCGAAGGCCAATGTCGGACACCTCGACGCGGCAGCTGGCGTAACGGGTTTCATCGCAGCGGCGCTTGCGCTGCGCGACCGTACGTTGCCGCCGCTCACGCATTTCCGCGCGCCGAACCCTGGCATCGACGTGACGAAGAGCCCGTTCTTCTTCAACGCGGCGGCACGCCCCTGGGCCGATGGTCCGACGCCGCGCCGCGCCGGGGTGAGTTCGTTCGGCGTGGGAGGAACGAACGTCCATGTGCTGCTGGAAGAAGCGCCTTGCCGTGTCGACGCTGCATGCGAGGCTCAAGACGGACCGCAGGTATTGCCGCTCTCGGCGCGCAGCGCGCCTGCGCTCGAACGCGCCAGGGCCAATCTCGCCGGGCATCTGGCCGCCAATCCCCGTCTCTCGCTCGCTGACGTGGCCGCGACGCTGCAAACGGGCCGCCGTGACTTCACGCATCGGGCTGTCGTCATCGCTGACAGTCTCGAACAGGCGCAGGCCAAACTGCAAAAAGGCGCGATCGAAGCACAAGCCCCGCAGGCGGCGCCCGCCGTGGTCTTCATGTTTCCCGGCCAGGGCTCGCAGTATCCGGGCATGGGAGCCGCGCTCTATCGCAGCGAGCCGGTCTTTCGCGAGTGGATCGACAAGGGCGCCGAGGTGCTGGCGCCGCATCTCGGGCTGGATATCCGGACCCTGCTGCTCAGCGAGGCACCGGAAGGCGCCGACACGCCGCACCCAATCCGCTCGACGATCTATGCGCAGCCGGCGCTGTTCCTTGTGGAATACGCGCTCGCGCAACTGTGGATATCGCGCGGCATCAGACCGACGGCGATGATCGGCCATAGCGTCGGCGAACTGGTCGCAGCCTGCGTGGCCGATGCCGTCGCCTTCGAAGATGCGCTGTACCTGATCGCGAAGCGCGGCGCGCTCATGCAGTCGGCCGAGCCTGGCGCGATGCTGGTGGTGCGCCTGTCGGAGGCCGAGCTCGGCCCCATGATGGGTGACGATATTGACCTGGCCGCCGTCAATGCACCGTCGCTCAGCGTGGTGGCAGGCCCCTTCGCGGCCATCAAGGCTTTCGAGGCCAGATTGAAGGCGAGCGACATCGACCATCGCCGGCTGCATACCTCGCATGCCTTTCACTCCCGCATGATGTCCGGCGTCGTCGAAGATCTTGCGAGGATCGCGGATACCTTTTCTTTCGCTACGCCGAAGATCCCGTACGTGTCCTCCGTGACGGGGCAATGGGCGTCGATGGATCAGCCGGTGCGGGGACGCTACTGGGCCAGTCATTGCCGCGACGTCGTGCGCTTCAGCGACGCGCTGATCACAGTGACGGCTGAGAGCAAGCCTCTGCTCCTTGAAATCGGCCCCGGCCGGACGCTGTCGACCTTTGTGATGCAGGGATTGCCGAGAGACGGGCATCTGGGTGCGATTGCCTCCATGCCTGACTTCGCGATGCGCGACCAGGAACTTGCCGTGCTGGCCGAGGCGACCGGGCGAGTGTGGCTGAACGGCGTCACGCCGGACTGGAAAATCGTTCAGGACAAAGCCGCGCGCCGCGTTTCGCTGCCGACCTATCCGTTCGAACGGGAACGGTACTGGATCGACGCGCCTGCCCCTGCCTCATCACGCAACCTCGCGACGCAAGCCGCGGTCATTGCCGCGCCTGCCACGCCCGAAACCATAACCACTACTACGCAGACCACCATGGACCAAACCGTACAAATCGATCGCAAACCGCGTCTCATCGCCGAACTGGCGTCGCTTCTTGGTGAATTGTCCGGCGAGGCGCCCGACATCTCCGATCCGGATGTGACCTTTTGGGATCTCGGTTACGACTCGTTGTTCATGGGACAGGTCTCCCGGCAACTGCGCCGCCGTTATGACGTCACGATCAGCTTCCGGCAGATCATGAGCGACTATCCGACGCTGCCCGCGCTCGCGCAATTCCTCGACAGCACCTTGCCGCCCGACCCGGCACAGCCGGCCGCGCCCGCCGCCGCTGAAACGGCAGCGGCCACGGCCACCGCCCCCGTTGCCCTCCCTGCACCGGCTGCTGCCGTGGCTGCCGCGTCTGTCGTCGTCGCTGCAGCGCCCGTGACGAGCGCGACGTTCGTGCCGGGCGCAGCGACGGGCGATATCCCGTCGGTGATCCGCGACCAGATCGCGGCGATGCAATCCCTGATGGCGCGTCAACTCGACGTGCTGCAAGGCGCGCCCGTGGCCATCTCGCAACCCGCCGCCGTGCAGGCCGCCGTGGCGCCCGCGCAGATCGTCGCGGCAGCGCCCGTGGCCACCGCGCCGCAGCCGGCTGCCGCGCCCGTGCGCGCCGCCGGTCCCGAGATCAAGTTCGAGGAGAACCGTCCCACGCGCTTCACCGCTTACAAGCCCGGCGCGAGCAAATCGGCGGAGATGACGGATGCGCAAAAGGCCTTTATCGTCGATCTGACCACGCGCTACTCGGCCAGGACACCCCAGTCGAAATCCCGTACGCAATCCTATCGGCCGGTGCTCGCCGATCCGCGCACGGCAAGCGGCTTCCGCGAGGAATGGAAGGAACTCGTCTATCCGATCGTCGCGCAGCGCTCCAAGGGCTCGAAGATCTGGGATATCGACGGCAACGAATATATCGATATCGTCAACGGCTACGGCCAGACTGCGTTCGGCCACACGCCCGATTTCGTGGTGGACGCCGTCAACGCGCAGATGGCCGAGGGTTTCGCGATCGGACCGCAATCGCCGCTCGCCGGTGAAGTCGCGCAGATGTTCGCCGACATGACGGGCCATCAGCGCGTGACGTTCTGCAATACCGGCTCGGAAGCCGTGATGGCCGCGATGCGGCTGGCGCGCACGGTGACGGGCAAGGACAAGATCGTCTGCTTCGACGGCGACTATCATGGCCAGTTCGACGAAGTGCTCGTCAAGCCGGGCAGCGAAGCAGGCGTGCCCCGCGCGTTCCCGCTCGCCCCCGGCATCCCGCAACAGTCGGTGGGCAACATGGTCGTGCTGCCGTATGCCCGCACGGAAAGTCTGGAGTGGATCAAGGCCAACATCGACGATATCGCCGGCGTGCTGTTCGAGCCCGTGCAGTCGCGTCATCCGAATCTGCGTCCGAAGGAATTCGTGCAGCAGTTGCGCGACGTCACCGCCGCCAACGACTCCGCGCTGATCTTCGATGAAGTCGTGACGGGCTTCCGCGTACACCCGGCCGGCATGCAAGGCTACTGGGGCATCAAGGGCGACATGGCGACCTACGGCAAGGTGGTCGGCGGCGGCCTGCCCGTCGGCGTGCTCGCCGGCAGCGCCCAGTACATGGATGCGCTCGACGGCGGCCAGTGGCAATTCGGCGATGCGTCGGTACCCGAAGTCCCGCCGACCTTCTTCGCCGGCACCTTCGTGCGCCACCCGGTGGTGCTGGCCGCGATGAAAGCGGTGCTGCTGCATCTGAAGGAAGCCGGCCCGTCGCTGCAGGAAACGCTCGCGGGCCGCATGAACGGCCTCGTGCAGCGTATCAACGCGTATCTGGAGAAGGTCGGCATCGCCACGCGGGCCGAATCGTTCTCGAGCTGGTTCTACGTGAACTTCGCGGGCGAAGACCGGCTGGGCAGCCTGTTCTATCCGTACATGCGCTACCTCGGCGTGCACGTGATGGAAGGCTTTCCCTGCTTCCTGACGACGAGCCATTCCGACGAAGACATCCGTAAGATCGGCGATGCTTTTATCGCGAGTATCGATGCGCTGCAACGTGTCGGCATTCTCGGCAACGCGGCGCATACGGCGTCGGCGCAGACCGTGCCGGCGCAAGCCGCGCCCGTGCAACTGACGCAGGCGCCGCTGACCGAGCCGCAGAAAGAGATCTGGATGTCGGCGCAACTGGGTAATGAAGCCTCGCTGGCGTTCAACGAGTCGTTCACGCTCGAACTCATGGGCAACCTGAACGAGGGCGCTTTCGAACGCGCCTTCGCGGCAACGATCGCCCGCCATGACGCGTTGCGCGTGCACTTCTCACGCGTTGGCGACATGATGTTCGTCGATCCGGCGACGACCGTGCCGCTGGAGCACATCGACCTGTCCGGCCACGCGGACCCCGCGGCCGAACTCGCGACGATCGTCGATGCCGAAGCACACGAAGTGTTCGATCTCACCCGCGCGCCGCTGGTGCGCGCCGCGCTGGTGCGGCTCGAAGCGCAGAAGTGGGCGTTCGTGTTCACGGCGCACCACATCATCTGCGATGGATGGACGATCAACATTATCCTGCGCGATCTGCAGGCGCTCTACGAGGCCGAGGTGTCGGGCAAGGAGGCCGAACTCGACGAGGTGCAAAGCTTCCTCGCCTTCGCCAAGGCGCAGGATGAGGCGGGCGTCGACGCGAATGCACGCGACTTCTGGATGAACCTGCATCGCGATCCCGCGCCGCAACTGGAGTTGCCCGGCGATCGCCCACGCCCGGAGATCAAGAGCTTTCGCGGCGCCTCGACGACGCGCCAGTTGAGCGCCGATCTTCTCAAACAGGTGAAAACGGCTGCATCGAAGCAGGGTTGCTCGCTGTTTGCCGCTCTATTCGGCGCCGCGCAAGTGCTGTTCGGGCGTCTGGCGGGCAATGACGATATCGTCCTGGCTGCACCGATGGCGGGACAATCCCAGGCGGGCGAAGCGCTGCTGGCCGGGCACTGTGTCAACTTCCTGCCGATGCGCGTCAGGTTCGACCGCGACAAGCCATTCGCCGCCCACATGAAGGCGGTGCGCGATCACGTCTTCGACGCGGGCGACCGGCAGAACTACACGTATGGTGCGCTGGTGCGCGATCTCGGTATCAAGCGTGATTTCAACCGGCTCCCGCTCACCGATCTGCAGTTCAATCTGGAGAAGGTCGACGCTCAACTCGACATGGCCGGCGTCACCACGCGCTTTACGCCGAACGCGAAGGCATACAGCAACTTCGATCTGTTCATGAACATCATCGAGTCGGCGCAGGGCCTTCGTCTGGATTGCGATTTCAACAGCGACATCTATGACGAGGCGACGGCACAGCGTTGGCTCGGTCACTACGAAACCTTGTTGACAGCCATCGCCCGCGATCCCGAGACGCCCATCGCGGCCCTACCTCTGCTGAACGAAGCCGAGATCCACTACCTGCGCGACGAACTGAATGCCACTCAGCGTGACTACGATCTGTCGCAGACCGTCCCGGCGATGCTCGCCGTGCAGGCCCGCAAGACGCCCGATGCGACGGCCGTGTCGGACGAGTCGAGGCGCCTGACGTATCGCGAGATCGATGCGCATGCCAGCCGGATTGCGCGCAAGCTGGTGGCGGCGGGTATCGCGCCGCGCTCGCGCATCGCGCTGGCAATGGACCGCACTGCGCTGACTGTGGCCGCCATGATCGGCGTATGGCGGGCCGGTTGTGCCTACGTGCCGCTCGACATGATGATGCCGGCCGCCCGCCTGCAAGTGATTCTCGAGGGCGCCGACATCGCCGCCATCCTTAGCGACGCTGCCAGCCGGACCGTGCTGGAACCGGGCGAGCATCGTGTGCTGGAACTGGAGGCTTGCCTCGCGCAAGCCGACGATGAAGCCGTGACGCTCCCCGCTGTGTCGGATAGCGATTCGGCCTACGTGATCTTCACGTCTGGTTCGACGGGCAAGCCCAAGGGCGTGGAGATTCCCCATCGCGCACTGACCAACGTGCTGCTGTCGATCGCGGAGAAGCCGGGCTTTACGGCGAGCGACCGCATCGTCGCAGTCACCACGTTCACCTTCGATACGTCGGGTATCGAACTGTACCTGCCGCTGATCGTCGGTGGGCAGACGTTCATTGCAGGCCATGCAGAGGTGCGCACGGGCTACGAACTGGTGACCCGGCTGAAGGACGAAGCGGCCACCATTCTCCAGGCGACGCCGTCGCTGTGGCGCATGCTGCTGGAAGCGGGCTTCAAGGCACCGGCGAACTTCCGCATCATCTGCACGGGCGAAGCATTGCCGCGCGATCTCGCCGACCAGCTGCTGGCAACGGGTGAAGAGGTGTGGAATCTCTACGGTCCGACTGAAACGACGATCTGGTCTTCCGGCTCGCGTGTGGTTGCGAACCAGCCTGTGCTGATCGGCGCGCCTGTCGCCAATACTGACATGCATGTGCTCACCGACGATTTTCATCTGGCGCCGCAAGGCGTGAGCGGCGAACTGTGGATCGGCGGCGAAGGCCTCGCCAAGGGCTACCTGCACCGCCCCGACCTCACCGATGCCGCCTTCAGGGAGATTGCCATCGAGGGCGCTGCGCCGCGCCGGCTCTACCGCACGGGCGACCTTGCAAAGCGGCTTTCCGACGGCTCGCTGCAACACCTCGGCCGCCGCGACCAGCAGATCAAACTGCGCGGCTTCCGCATCGAGATCGAGGATATCGAGGCCGCGTTGCGCAAGGCGCCCGGCGTTGCCGCAGCCGCCGTCGCACTGCATACCGTCGGTGGCAGTGCACGGCTCGTGGGCTACATCGTCGAGGCTGCCTCCGGCAAGGTCGACCAGGGCGCGGTCGCGGCGCATGTGGCCGGCACCTTGCCGACCTATATGGTGCCGACGCTGTGGATGAAGCTCGACGCGCTGCCGCAGACCAGCAGCGGCAAGCTCGACCGCAAAGCCCTGCCCGTGCCGACGGCCGATATGGTCGCTACCCCTGTTCGCCGGCCGCACGTGGCGCTCAAGGTAGTGCCGCCTGCCCCCGCGCCGGCTGAACCGGTGGCTGTCGCGATCGAACGGGTCGCCGTGGCAGCGGAACCGGTGGGGATGACCACGGAACCTGTGGCGTCGGCCAGCGAACCGGCCGCCATGACGCCCACCCAGGCCACGATCGCCGGGATCTGGGCGGACGTGCTCGGCCTCGAGCACGTCGACATCGACCAGCAGTTCTTCAGCCTCGGCGCAGACAGTCTCCACCTGTTCCGCATCGTCGCACGGATGAACGAGCGCGGACTGGGTGTCGATGCGCGTCAACTCATGAAGAACGTGACGGTCGCCGAACTGGCGGCGACCCTCGACGGCACGCAGGAGAACGAGGTGAAGCAGGCGCCTGCCGTGTTGCGTCCCTCGATCCACAACTTCAAACGCAGACATGCGGAGGGAGTCTGA